One window of the Micropterus dolomieu isolate WLL.071019.BEF.003 ecotype Adirondacks linkage group LG08, ASM2129224v1, whole genome shotgun sequence genome contains the following:
- the rhoab gene encoding rho-related GTP-binding protein RhoA-B has protein sequence MAAIRKKLVIVGDGACGKTCLLIVFSKDQFPEVYVPTVFENYVADIEVDGKQVELALWDTAGQEDYDRLRPLSYPDTDVILMCFSIDSPDSLENIPEKWTPEVKHFCPNVPIILVGNKKDLRNDEHTRRELAKMKQEPVKSEEGRDMAGRIAAFGYMECSAKTKDGVREVFEMATRAALQARRGKKSNKCVLL, from the exons ATGGCAGCCATCCGTAAGAAGCTGGTCATAGTGGGGGATGGAGCTTGTGGAAAGACCTGCCTTTTGATTGTCTTCAGCAAGGACCAGTTCCCTGAGGTCTATGTCCCCACCGTGTTTGAGAACTACGTTGCTGACATAGAGGTGGATGGTAAACAG GTGGAGTTGGCTCTCTGGGACACTGCGGGGCAGGAGGACTACGACAGGCTGAGACCCCTCTCCTACCCAGACACCGATGTCATCCTCATGTGCTTCTCCATAGACAGTCCTGACAGCTTGG AAAACATTCCAGAGAAGTGGACCCCAGAGGTCAAACACTTCTGTCCCAATGTTCCTATCATCCTGGTAGGAAACAAGAAAGACCTACGCAATGATGAGCACACACGCCGAGAGCTGGCCAAGATGAAGCAG GAGCCAGTGAAGTCAGAGGAAGGCCGGGACATGGCAGGCCGGATTGCAGCATTTGGTTACATGGAGTGCTCTGCTAAGACCAAGGACGGCGTGAGGGAGGTGTTCGAGATGGCCACCAGGGCAGCACTGCAGGCTCGCCGTGGCAAGAAGAGCAATAAATGTGTGCTACTGTAA